In Pieris napi chromosome 8, ilPieNapi1.2, whole genome shotgun sequence, the genomic stretch CATTAGTTAGAAGTCACTTGGTGTGCAACGGTATGGTGTTCATATGAGGTTAAATACAGTCACATATTAGAAcgagtacaaaataaattcaccCGTTACCTCTACAAGAGACTGTACGGAGCATATCCCTTGTATCCGCTTATGTACCCGAACCTGTTTGTTCTGGGTATGGTGGGTTATGACCAGCTACGCCTCAGTAGACAGCTAGCTTTGTCagtgtatttatttaggaTACTTACGGGTCGGGTTCATCTCgatcaattttaaatcaaGTTCAATCTGGATATAATGGAGAGATTGGGTCTACGGGTACCAAGTAAAAACCTGAGGCGGAAGTCTAAACTTTTGGATGTACCGCGCACATATTTCAACTTGGTTAGCGTACGCCACTCACGCGagcaatacaaataataaacagaacTTCTATCGAGGTAGacctatttgtttgtacactTGCTGAGTTCTCAAGAGTTGCTTGCTATATTGTTAGTTGTAAgatttaggtatatatattttttttcatgtttttaaataaataaatgatatgtagattgtagttataataaatagtctATGAGATATAAACAACACAAACGAATTCGCATGCAGAGTTAGGGCAATATAGGTACCTATTTTAACAGGCTTTAAGAAACCGCGCCAAGAAACAGAGAGCAGCCAAGAAGCCTCCAATATCTGGTGAACCAACAGGAACCACAGCTGCCGTGGTTATCGAAAACGTAGCTCGAACCAGACAGTTGGAGACAGCAATAGATGAAAGACCGACAAATACAGGCTCTGGCAGTAACGAAGATGACCATGAAGAtaggtaattaaaaatatggtaTTTGactaaattaattgttattaaataataacaatagatagATTAAGGACTGATACTTCGTGCTGGAGTTAGtatatcaaattattatttaccatTTCATAatccttaaataaataaatttgtccTCCTccaagtataataataatcagtctaagtcttggtctcagattgcatctgtttcttgattattttttatttcataaacatGTAGGCGATATTaggtttaagaataactttatttctcataaaaattgcaaacataattcacttactgagaaacaatatgtaaaactaagaattagagcgcacagatgtacgtatataaaataacaaaacaaaacagcaTCAAAAATGTGGGTAGACATAATAAACTCGATCAGTCAACCAATCAAAACATAGATGTtcgaatttgattttttactaGATGGCATAGTCTGATATagcaagtttttatttatttatttattattttttataagactattttatttttagtttatttttctattcatatattttgggTGTATACATGGttcataaaacattttaagaattaggttttatttattttgtttaatttaattactagcCTTCGATAGCCTTAGTAGTAGTCAACCTTCAAGTATACAttttgaaacatttaaaatgatGCTAACTttcaattacttaattaattaaacaatatttgcgGTTCATCAACGCTGACAGTTATGTACGATTAAAATTTAAGCaggcttttattttttaccagGCAGGTATCGTTATGTTACAAGCGCAtcattatgtaattttaaaacaatgacGTGATATGTTTGAACTAAAATTTCTGTATTAAACTAGatgttaaactttttattaaattaatgacaGATAGCTATAATAATCTAGCTTAAATTAGCATTAAACCTGAATGTAATTGGAAAATCCCTTTTACACTTTTATTACCATTTTCATTGATAATTTCaaaaactgtatatttaagttttatttatatttccatTAGTTTCGACAAGCGGTCTGTTGAGATGGAAGTATACACGGAAGAGTGTCACGTGATTCCTAACGACAAATCTACTGAATTCATGTTGGCCACTCTAACTGAACAAACCACTAAGTTAGTATTTTGtttacacacatttttttagctTGATCGTTCTTAAACAAAACTTCTtgacaatatataaatttaatattgaatcaACTAATGTGTATAATGCgtttgtaaataatgttttaaaaagtgttgagaatattaaaaataatatgtgaaATGATTTCTAAAAGTAATTAGATATTTCAAGGTGATTGCAATCTTTCAGAACCCCGAGAAAAAAGGTAAAACCCCAAACCATTCAGGATCCAAACGGAAACAACGACTCAGGGTATGCTCCCTCCAATCTAGAGGATACCATTAGGGAACACATGACCCCTCCCGGGTCTCCCCCAGTAAAAGATGCCACCGTTCTGAGAAATTTGGCCTGTGATACGTGGAAGAAGAACGGCAAGAGACTTGAACCGGATACAAGGTAAGGGACAAGCAGGCTTCGAAATAAGTAATTTCTTGATAAAGGTCTTTTGTATTCGGGATGATTATTCATCTATGTCCTTCATAGGTACTTTAGTAAccttatttcatttattgttaGAACTGactaacttattttaataaaaactcagAATCGTTGGAACGTATTGATAAACCTAAACAAATGCAACTCATgggtttatttacaatttaagcTAATACTCGTTTATCGGGAATTAAGCTGtttaaaacttttgaaataaaatgaaatacaataattagctacttgtatatattaattgtgactAATTAACCTTAAGACTAGCTTTtacatatttgttattttactatagatttaattttagttaagttTTAGTGAGTGTTACatgttaatttttgttattatttatgcacttcttgcactctACCCTctgtagatttttatttatccatactagggttgcctggaagtaattgcttgttagcgataaggccgcccgttgcctaataacttatgtaacctgttttttaaatgtatattaaaggaaacgaagtgttaataaataaaataaaaacatcgaTTCATTAGACTTTTATTtaccaattaaaataatagaatgTGTTTCTTTCTCAGATGCGCGTCAATCGCTTTTCGTTCTGAAGATGACTTGGGGTCCAGTCACTATGACCTTCGGGATGGCAcaaatagtaaaaaagaaaggaAAGCAAGCTCCACTGCGAGGTTCACTATCTACAAAGCGAATAAAGCAAGCAAGAAGAAACGCGAAAAATCCTCCGCGAAAAAGGAAAGAAAAGCAACTAAGACACTGGCTATAGTTTTAGGTACGGTGATTatcgttatatttttaaattgttgcgTTTTAAGTTCTAACAATGtacatgtatattataaaattgccAATTATGCTGAAATTAACTTATACTTCTGGAGGTAATAATATCTATAGTTACAGACATTCTTGGACTAAGTAATTTCCTATCTCTTTAAAAAACTTACATTGAATAACTTTTACACGAAAAACTATTCTTATGATCGAAAACTTGACACAAACGGAAACCCGAAATATATTagagaattttttttctataggtGGGAAACTCTTAAGTGGTTCACCTATTTCAAAAGGGAACTTGTTAAAACTTGTTTCGAGTTTCCAAGTATTTGCGAGgaacaaaattacttatatcGAATCTAAGTTCACACCTTTTCACAAATAATTCAAGTGTTGCGAACTGTTAACTTGCGATATCTAAGAACCTTGTGAACTCGACGAAATCTTCAAAATTAACAGCCAATTTAATGACCTTTCTCTAactttattcttaattaaaataaattaaaattttcctcTGTTATAcgtaactttattaatttgttaaagttTGTTGTTTTGGATTCTTTTTTCCATTTCCACTTTATTTTTGGAAAATCAAaattgatataatattttttattagttcttaaacttttgtttttaaacatctactatagtatttatattttcaggtGTGTTCCTCTTCTGCTGGACACCGTTTTTTACCTGCAACGTACTGGACGCGATTTGCGCTAAATTTGGTCTTCAGTTCACACCGGGAGTCACTGTCTTCATTCTCAACACTTGGCTAGGATATATCAACTCCTTCCTTAACCCAGTTATCTACACGATCTTTAACCCAGAGTTTAGAAAAGCCTTCCGGAAAATATTGAAGTGCAGCACCTAGCGTCTGGATTACGTGGTCATCTTCGCTCAGTAGATCAATTAGACATATTAGTATGCATGAGCAGTTTGATTTGGCtatcaaaaatatagaaaagacgaaagataatgaaatataaatgattgtaatataaatataaagtccCTCTAATTAGTATTGCATTATAAAGTAAACACTAACAACGAACACTATGGACGGCGGCCATATTGTGATCATTTATAAACAGCATATCGACTGCTTTAGCACAACCGTTTTCTCCTACTAGTTTTGTAAATACTTACAAGTAGATTTTGCCGTAAGATTAGATATAAAGAAAGTTATGTATATTCTGTCCTATAATGTTTCATATTAAAAGATGCTTATGGCTCAGAGAGTGAAGTCACGATGGGATGGTTGTATGGAATAAATAATCCGGAAACaacaaaagaatataaaaGACAAG encodes the following:
- the LOC125051743 gene encoding dopamine D2-like receptor, which encodes MTTLPNRNSSRLYSKHDRNIEGTKYKDVENKTKDPSEFMMLVDDFSDYFYGNASHDVFIAHNQTLEVLNDVYTNCTFNGTFNVSCFGRVETVPQYNYWGLLLLIFPFFTLFGNVLVIMSVVRERTLQTVTNYFIVSLAVADLLVAVVVMPFGVYYLVHGSWGLPAFVCDVYIAMDVTSSTSSIFNLVAISVDRYIAVTQPIKYAKHKNNKRVWFTIVLVWMISAAIGAPIVLGLNDTPDRNYDECLFNSLNYVLYSSLGSFYIPCIMMMFLYYNIFKALRNRAKKQRAAKKPPISGEPTGTTAAVVIENVARTRQLETAIDERPTNTGSGSNEDDHEDSFDKRSVEMEVYTEECHVIPNDKSTEFMLATLTEQTTKTPRKKVKPQTIQDPNGNNDSGYAPSNLEDTIREHMTPPGSPPVKDATVLRNLACDTWKKNGKRLEPDTRCASIAFRSEDDLGSSHYDLRDGTNSKKERKASSTARFTIYKANKASKKKREKSSAKKERKATKTLAIVLGVFLFCWTPFFTCNVLDAICAKFGLQFTPGVTVFILNTWLGYINSFLNPVIYTIFNPEFRKAFRKILKCST